A genomic window from Cardiocondyla obscurior isolate alpha-2009 linkage group LG02, Cobs3.1, whole genome shotgun sequence includes:
- the Osa gene encoding trithorax group protein osa isoform X4, with product MAATQAESQQNDVKLNESVKCAQKRTQVGGNSASASAKQQLDSEPDDKVSRGAAQLLKYVNRGGDTTGYEMSQYREDIGGHPAAGEVKSPRDAGQAPQEPVGKQEAHDVPGHPGHPGHPYAPNVIRDYSDEYSNKSGEFAAAKSLADYPTGKQLPEYVAKHADFSGKQLDYHGKHLMHETERTHRSEMEEHYSTSKIEPRLYVSPGSGNFSGQPRFLSSQGMSQTAGPTPTLNQLLQASTPVHRFHGNYPGMGPEYQQPWPMQRPPVVPPVYPQPSQRPPQTGSPRLHTGPGTQSSPTPMQYQQYTQRYSSPTRPHAPYSHHQLNSYPTQTSHPSNLYTEQRGWNQGGPPNPPPPPSNQVTPSGQSPQRALSQSPAPPPAASPQPQATNQSQAFHNLQQRATTPNTQGIDSGELSGQNSNDSSNGPACPGTPNSQGMRPTPSPTGSTGSRSMSPAVGRSFLRQQNVQMPPRPSSSQSDGSGPAPRMSHSPMTTQGAYQQPLGPSPHMHSYKMNSTGPGVVQPGPGSTALGGISPMGGGMGYAAGGAAAGQPGGYHAQSTYPPPRPHMQFPQGYPTPANSQPPPNNQYQPPNRPNNLVQYPPYTHKMGFNSVPPGMPPSPGPPQVYGAGGTTAMVPPGAPGVPVIGNMGPPASSMGPPPPSPNHISNQPPPPTSSAVPHLHTPAATPPLNHEGSPMPPPSTTPNSHPASAPTPTSHNSADLAAETSNDSGITTTASGTSAINVISTSSGTVTSVITTGPDGTSLDEGSQQSTLSNASAASGEDPAFTPKVRKEMMGGYHSHPATPQSTVPSPGAASINSIHEEYSDMNSPGWPRTPASPKTDSLAKLYEMDDSIERRTWLDKLVNFMEERRSPITSCPTISKNPLDLFRLYLYVKERGGFMEVCKVTKNKTWKDIAGLLGIGASSSAAYTLRKHYTKHLLAYECHFDRGGVDPQPIINQVEAGSKKKGTKGTASVPSPGSSNSQDSFPAAGSSNTSMDGYGSYQGSYAGGTPGGPSSEYTPPPPRPPSQSSAPSAHQGIQQGSYQNTGSYQNYPQEQYIRPQGNALSQQGEFNQPYSPRSHYPPYVPDVDRGYPGGNMPPSNATGQDMYNRYASGQQGPASYPTGTPPNARTNNYPSGPQAHPATVQQQTATSQPSSPSQPPTVSSYSCPQDYYRQEQSGYGAPGGTQIYTGTASANKNMPPPPPGPTQPRRHPDFAKDQQYPQYNQQRPAYPAWPNTTNQYNSNSGNNRVQYPSQPAPSPSQQPQPPQPQQGSQVVTAAPTAPAVGTMASTQQWATQQPNRSSSQPSLNAIAHPPPPWDHRYTNQPSPLYPTPGSHQTQLGVNPMISQQPTSKREMTFPPDSVEAITPLLYKRRKLARADVAPVEAWRIMMALRSGLLAESCWALDVLNILLFDDSSVSYFGLTHLPGLLDVLLEHFSRSLSDMFESCVNDDDRYCQAADGPEVDLGAVTRPIDSEDRTKLLSTSNYTYLSRRGRPVKIVPRDDDLFVLDTRRPWDHEECESEAEPWQVDANATKYIVTCFQSEVGSVPFARLLRDEKPPLLQKEVDSTDLKDEAKADSVGGVHETLDFTHKSSELGDKLSSKDSGERKQQQQLDKKKKTLSDVLSRIKKEPVEMNDLTRELFKKKNDGFKKDCDSEVTKANNNIGEHFGSDVSKNDEDSLPTQNGLNETTTTATATATVTSGNIDNTLDKTEIKTETPEEQEVGTTRDDKEGPRLKIRDPAGTLKRRRISDYEDESYSRDEASLYLVTETQDNLARRCVCLSTILRNLTFIPGNEAEFAKNVTFLSLLGKLLLLHHEHPIRAQKTRNYDREEDADFADSCSSLQGEGEWWWDFLHHVRENVLVMAANISGHMDLSQHPEEISRPVLDGLLHWAVCPAAHGQDPFPTVGPNSSLSPQRLALEALCKLCVTECNVDLVVATPPYSRLQRLCSVLTRLLCRSEEQVLREFGVNLLHFLSAADSGVARTIALQTPCVALLVAFIEQAESSALGVANQHGLAALRENPESMGTSLDMLRRAAGTLLNLARHPDNRTLLLQHESRLLALVMSQILDQQVAAIVARVLFQCSRGT from the exons ATGGCTGCGACGCAAGCCGAGAGCCAACAAAACGATGTGAAGCTGAACGAGTCCGTGAAATGCGCACAGAAGCGTACGCAAGTCGGTGGGAATAGTGCGAGTGCCAGTGCGAAGCAGCAGCTGGATTCCGAGCCGGACGATAAAGTGTCCCGGGGCGCGGCCCAGCTGCTTAAATATGTGAATCGCGGCGGGGACACGACGGGCTACGAGATGAGTCAATACCGCGAGGACATTGGCGGACACCCTGCCGCCGGTGAGGTAAAATCGCCGCGCGACGCCGGCCAGGCGCCCCAGGAGCCTGTCGGCAAGCAGGAGGCGCACGACGTGCCCGGTCATCCCGGCCACCCGGGCCATCCGTACGCGCCAAACGTGATACGCGACTACTCGGACGAGTATAGCAACAAGTCCGGCGAGTTTGCCGCGGCCAAGTCGCTTGCCGATTATCCGACCGGCAAGCAGCTCCCGGAATACGTTGCTAAGCACGCGGACTTTTCCGGCAAGCAGCTAGACTATCATGGTAAACACTTGATGCACGAGACCGAGCGGACCCACCGGTCCGAGATGGAGGAGCACTACTCTACATCCAAGATTGAGCCGAGGCTCTACGTCAGCCCTGGCTCCGGCAACTTCTCTGGCCAGCCAAGGTTTCTCTCTAGCCAGGGTATGTCCCAGACTGCCGGTCCTACGCCTACGTTGAACCAGTTGCTGCAGGCATCTACCCCGGTTCATCGGTTTCATGGCAATTATCCTGGAATGGGACCCGAGTATCAACAGCCTTGGCCTATGCAGAGGCCACCGGTTGTACCTCCCGTTTACCCACAGCCTAGTCAGCGTCCTCCGCAGACG ggTTCACCAAGATTACATACAGGGCCAGGAACACAGAGTTCTCCAACTCCCATGCAATATCAACAATATACCCAACGATATTCCTCTCCTACGAGACCTCACGCACCTTACAGTCATCATCAG CTAAACTCTTACCCGACACAAACCAGTCATCCTTCAAACTTATATACGGAACAAAGGGGGTGGAATCAAGGTGGTCCCCCAAATCCTCCTCCACCACCAAGTAATCAGGTCACTCCATCAGGTCAGTCACCACAGCGTGCTTTGTCTCAATCTCCAGCTCCACCACCTGCTGCGTCACCACAACCACAAGCTACCAACCAGTCCCAG GCTTTCCATAATCTGCAACAGCGAGCTACAACACCAAATACTCAAGGAATTGACTCTGGG GAATTATCAGGACAGAATAGTAACGACAGTTCGAATGGACCAGCTTGCCCAGGAACACCAAATTCTCAGGGGATGAGACCTACCCCGTCACCTACAGGATCCACAGGTTCTCGCTCGATGTCCCCTGCTGTTGGTCGGTCTTTTTTAC gCCAACAAAACGTTCAGATGCCTCCACGTCCGTCGAGTAGCCAGTCGGATGGTAGTGGACCAGCACCACGCATGAGTCACTCTCCTATGACCACTCAag gAGCATACCAACAACCATTGGGTCCTTCCCCACACATGCATAGCTACAAAATGAACAGCACTGGTCCTGGTGTAGTGCAACCAGGACCTGGTTCGACGGCTCTCGGTGGAATTAGCCCAATGGGTGGTGGGATGGGCTATGCAGCTGGTGGAGCAGCTGCGGGTCAGCCTGGAGGTTATCATGCACAATCTACGTATCCACCTCCGCGTCCTCACATGCAATTTCCACAGGGGTATCCAACCCCTGCAAACTCGCAACCACCACCCAATAATCAGTATCAGCCTCCCAACAGACCCAATAACTTGGTACAATATCCACCGTACACG CATAAAATGGGCTTTAATAGCGTACCGCCGGGAATGCCACCGAGTCCAGGACCACCCCAGGTTTACGGTGCTGGTGGAACAACCGCGATGGTACCACCGGGTGCTCCAGGAGTGCCTGTTATCGGTAATATGGGACCTCCAGCAAGTTCCATGGGTCCACCACCACCGTCTCCTAATCACATAAGTAACCAGCCACCACCGCCTACCAGCTCGGCGGTACCACACTTACATACACCGGCAGCCACGCCGCCTCTTAATCACGAAGGCAGTCCCATGCCACCGCCGAGTACAACACCGAATTCACATCCCGCGTCAGCACCGACTCCTACCAGCCACAATTCCGCAGATCTCGCAGCTGAAACTTCCAACGACAGCGGTATAACCACGACCGCTTCAG GTACGTCAGCTATAAATGTCATATCTACTTCAAGTGGTACTGTGACGTCTGTAATAACAACAGGTCCAGACGGAACGTCTCTAGATGAAGGTTCGCAGCAATCAACGTTATCTAACGCATCAGCTG cCTCTGGTGAAGATCCAGCGTTTACACCAAAAGTGCGGAAGGAGATGATGGGAGGATACCACAGTCATCCTGCGACACCGCAAAGCACTGTTCCGTCTCCTGGCGCTGCTAGCATTAATTCGATTCACGAAGAATATTCCGATATGAACAGTCCTGGTTGGCCGCGTACTCCTGCTAGTCCC AAGACAGATAGTCTGGCAAAGTTATACGAAATGGATGACTCGATAGAGCGACGAACCTGGCTAGACAAGCTGGTCAACTTCATGGAAGAACGAAGATCACCGATTACTAGTTGTCCTACCATCTCCAAGAACCCCCTCGATCTATTTCGGCTTTACCTCTACGTGAAGGAGAGGGGGGGCTTCATGGAGGTATGCAAG GTGACAAAAAACAAGACGTGGAAGGATATAGCCGGGCTGTTAGGCATCGGTGCCAGTAGTAGTGCTGCTTATACTTTGCGCAAGCACTATACGAAACACTTATTGGCATATGAGTGTCACTTCGATCGTGGAGGTGTGGATCCGCAACCTATTATCAATCAGGTCGAGGCAGgctcgaaaaagaaaggaacCAAAGGAACTGCTTCCGTACCATCGCCGG GTTCTTCCAATTCTCAAGACTCCTTTCCCGCTGCTGGATCAAGTAACACTTCCATGGATGGTTATGGAAGCTATCAGGGTAGTTATGCAGGCGGCACACCTGGTGGTCCATCATCAGAGTACACGCCACCTCCACCTAGACCACCCAGTCAAAGCAGCGCACCCTCCGCCCATCAAG GTATACAACAGGGTAGTTACCAGAACACAGGCTCTTATCAGAACTATCCACAAGAACAGTACATTCGGCCACAGGGAAACGCACTGTCTCAACAAGGAGAGTTCAATCAACCGTACTCACCTAGATCACATTATCCTCCATATGTACCGGATGTTGACAG GGGATACCCGGGTGGTAACATGCCACCGAGCAATGCTACTGGACAAGACATGTACAATAGATACGCTAGCGGTCAACAAGGTCCCGCTAGCTATCCCACGGGAACGCCTCCTAATGCGCGAACTAATAACTATCCGTCGGGACCGCAGGCTCATCCAGCTACTGTACAACAGCAAACAGCGACTAGCCAACCTTCCTCGCCCTCGCAACCGCCGACTGTATCGTCATACTCGTGTCCGCAAGATTACTATCGACAAGAACAA AGTGGATATGGAGCGCCCGGTGGAACTCAAATATACACTGGGACCGCATCGGCTAACAAAAACATGCCACCACCTCCCCCGGGACCCACTCAGCCTAGACGCCATCCAGATTTTGCCAAAGACCAACAATATCCCCAATATAATCAACAACGACCGGCTTATCCAG caTGGCCAAATACAACTAATCAGTACAATAGTAATAGTGGAAACAACAGGGTTCAATACCCAAGCCAGCCGGCGCCGTCGCCATCTCAACAACCGCAACCGCCACAACCGCAACAAGGATCCCAAGTCGTCACCGCTGCTCCGACTGCTCCAGCAGTCGGTACTATGGCTAGTACTCAACAATGGGCTACCCAACAACCGAACAGGTCTTCGTCTCAACCGTCTTTGAACGCTATAGCGCATCCACCACCACCGTGGGATCATCGTTACACAAATCAACCGTCCCCTTTGTATCCAACGCCCGGAAGTCATCAG ACTCAACTTGGAGTGAATCCTATGATCAGTCAGCAACCGACGTCAAAAAGAGAAATGACATTCCCTCCTGACAGCGTAGAAGCGATTACACCTCTTTTGTACAAGCGACGAAAATTGGCGCGCGCTGACGTAGCGCCAGTAGAAGCTTGGCGCATCATGATGGCTTTAAGATCGGGTCTGCTGGCTGAGAGCTGCTGGGCCCTCGATGTATTAAACATTTTGTTATTTGATGATTCTTCT gTAAGTTATTTCGGATTAACACACCTGCCCGGACTGCTAGACGTTCTGCTGGAACACTTCTCGCGTTCTCTCTCTGACATGTTCGAATCATGTGTAAACGACGACGATCGCTATTGCCAGGCTGCAGATGGTCCGGAGGTAGATCTCGGTGCGGTGACACGCCCAATTGATTCCGAAGATCGGACGAAATTATTGTCGACATCGAATTATACGTATCTGTCGAGGAGAGGTCGCCCGGTCAAAATCGTTCCTCGGGACGACGATCTATTTGTGTTGGACACGCGGAGGCCTTGGGATCATGAAGAGTGCGAATCGGAAGCCGAGCCGTGGCAAGTTGACGCAAACGCAACAAAATACATCGTCACGTGTTTTCAGTCTGAAGTAGGCTCGGTGCCTTTCGCCCGTTTGCTAAGGGACGAGAAACCGCCACTGTTGCAGAAGGAAGTCGACAGTACGGATTTGAAAGACGAAGCCAAAGCTGATAGCGTCGGTGGTGTCCACGAAACATTGGATTTTACCCACAAGTCTAGCGAACTTGGCGACAAGTTATCTAGTAAAGATAGTGGCGAGCGTAAACAGCAGCAACAACTAgacaagaaaaagaagactcTCAGTGACGTGCTGTCGAGGATCAAGAAAGAACCCGTAGAAATGAATGATCTCACGAGGGAACTgtttaagaaaaagaacgacGGCTTTAAGAAGGATTGCGACAGCGAAGTGACGAAAGCAAACAACAATATAGGTGAGCACTTTGGCAGTGATGTGTCAAAGAACGACGAGGACTCGTTGCCGACGCAAAATGGACTGAATGAAACGACAACGACGGCAACAGCGACAGCCACAGTGACATCAGGCAATATCGACAACACTTTAGACAAAACTGAGATCAAGACAGAAACGCCAGAAGAACAAGAAGTAGGAACGACCAGAGACGACAAGGAGGGAccaagattaaaaataagagaTCCGGCGGGAACGCTGAAACGACGGAGGATAAGCGACTACGAGGACGAGAGCTACTCGAGAGACGAAGCGAGTCTCTATCTAGTAACAGAGACACAGGATAATTTGGCCCGTCGTTGCGTATGCCTGTCGACAATCTTGAGGAATCTCACCTTCATCCCCGGCAACGAGGCGGAATTCGCGAAGAACGTTACGTTCCTCAGTTTACTTGGCAAATTGTTGCTGCTACACCACGAACATCCGATACGGGCGCAGAAGACGCGTAATTACGATCGCGAGGAGGACGCGGATTTTGCGGACTCGTGTAGCAGTCTTCAGGGCGAGGGCGAGTGGTGGTGGGATTTCCTTCATCATGTGAGGGAGAACGTTCTCGTTATGGCCGCCAATATATCTGGCCATATGGATCTGAGCCAGCATCCGGAGGAGATATCACGGCCGGTACTTGACGGCCTCTTGCATTGGGCCGTATGCCCGGCCGCACACGGTCAAGATCCCTTCCCGACGGTCGGCCCGAACTCCTCGCTGTCGCCGCAAAGACTTGCGCTCGAAGCATTATGCAAGTTATGCGTGACCGAATGCAACGTTGACTTGGTAGTGGCGACGCCCCCGTACTCACGCCTACAGAGACTATGCTCGGTGCTGACCAGGCTCCTCTGCCGCAGCGAAGAACAGGTGTTGCGCGAGTTTGGCGTGAATCTGTTGCACTTCCTATCGGCCGCAGATAGCGGCGTCGCGCGCACCATCGCCCTACAGACGCCGTGTGTCGCGCTGCTCGTCGCGTTTATCGAGCAGGCCGAGTCAAGTGCACTCGGCGTCGCTAATCAGCATGGTCTCGCGGCTCTACGTGAAAATCCCGAATCGATGGGCACCAGCCTCGACATGTTGCGACGTGCGGCCGGTACGCTTCTTAACCTCGCCAGGCATCCGGATAACCGAACTCTCCTTCTGCAACACGAATCCCGTCTACTCGCCTTGGTGATGAGCCAGATCCTGGATCAACAAGTCGCCGCAATAGTCGCGCGTGTATTGTTTCAGTGTTCGAGGGGCACGTAA